TGATCGATCAGAATCACCAGCGGTACTCGCCAGGTTCCTTGCACTTGCCCCTTATGATCGAAGTCTTCTCGCGGGCTGCGGCCACGGGTAGCGACAATCAGTCCGTCGTTCACAAACTTGTCGGCGACGTCGACGGCAGCCTTCAGCAAGCCACCGGGGTTGCCGCGCAGGTCGATCACCAGGCTCCGCATCCCTTGGTCGTGCAGTTTCCACAACGCAGCGTCGACGTCGCGGGCAGTGGTCTTTTGAAAGCTGGTCAGTTTGAAGTAACCGACGCCAGCAGTGGTGTCGATGATCCGCACATCTTCAACGCTCGGTACTTCAACGCGGCGGCGCGTCAGCTTCAGCGTCCGTTCGACCCCTTGAGCATCGCGGAGAATCACGGTGACGAGGCTACCCTCCGAACCACGCAGCAGATCGGCCAGTTGATCGGGCGAAACCTGGCTGCTCGACTTGTCGTCGACTTGAATGATGCGATCGCCGGCGCGGATGCCACCCAGGTCAGCTGGGCCGCCAGAAATGATGTTCACCACCAGCAGGCCGGCGGGTTCGGTCTTCAGTTCCACACCGAGACCCACAAAGTTACCTTCGATCTGGGCAAAGATCTCGTCCATCTGACTATCGGTCAGAAAACTCGAGTATTCATCCAGGGCCGCGGCCGCACCACTCGCATACTCCAGAATCACTGCCTGGGGGCTGATTGCATATCGTTGCTTCACCGTGCGAGCAATGGCTTCGACCAATTCTTTCGCCTGGTGACGATCTTCAATCGCCTGGCGTTCGGTCCAAAAGCGAATATCGCGTTGCAGCTGGTTGTGCTGCTCGGCGGTGAGTGCCAAGTTGTTCGAAGTGACGAAGATCGGCTCGGTCAGGGCAGCATCGAAGTTAGTGGTACCCTGGCGCAGAATATCGTGCCATTTGGGCTGATGAACATAGTGGGCCGAGACCTTGAGGAGCACTTCTTCGTAAATGGCGAGGGCTTCCCGCTCGGTGATCGTGTGAATGGCCTTGGTGTAGGTCACGTCGGCATAGCGGCGGGCAACATCGTAGTGAGCCCGGACCATTGTCAGCCGTTGCTTGAGTTCCGGCCGCTCGGGATGGGCTCGTAGGGCTTCTTCATAATGCGAAAGAGCTTCGGCCCAGCGTTTTTGCTGTTCCAGGCGCGAGCCCTGTTCGAGCGTCTGAGCGACGTCGGAATTGATGTCTGCGATCGTTGCCAGCGGCTGCTGGGCACGAACGATCGAGACTGGCCACAAGCCAATTACGGCTGCGGTCAGGGCGGTGCAAATCAAGATGCGGGAGCGTGAAGTCATCGTTCCGTCTCGGCCGACGGACACGCACGCTAACCAAGAACCGACGAGCCAACACAATCGCGCAAAGCGAAAGCTGGGACGTTGGTGGGGAGCGGGTGCCACGCCGTTTCAGGATGCGGGCGAATCATCGGGCCGGAACTCGACAAGCGGCGGGGAGCCGCTCGGCCGGAGCGAAAATTGGGGTCCCTGCTGTCGAAACAGCCGGGCTGGAGCCCCCAATATCCCGCTTGCCGGCTCCCCCCACATGCTGTTGAGGGCGGAGCTTCAGCCAGATGGAATATAGGACACGAAATGCGACCGGTCAAAGAAAGTCGCGCCCGACTGCTCCGCTTCCCTAAGCAATGTCGTGCGACAATCCGCACAGGCCACACAAACCTGCATACGCAGGCTGGTTCCACTCGGTTCGCCCTTAGCCAGCAGTAACGATTTTTCCATTCTTGCTGGCAAGCGAAGAGTTGCGGCCGCTGCTGCGAAGACCAGAAGTCATCCATCTTCGCGCGCCGCGACTATTCTTCTTCGCTCAGCTGCACCACCACCATGCTCAGCGCCAGTAGGCCCGTGGCGACAAACAGCACGTTGCGCAAACTAAACCAGCTGGCAGGCGCGGCGGCCGAATTAATCAGCAACACGCGGGTGCCGGTTGGTTCGAGCGGTATGAGCCGATGCTTGAACTTCGCCCCTGCGTACGTCCCCGCTACGAGGGTGGGACTAAGCACTGGCTGTTTCATCGCCTCTTGAACTGCTGGCCAAGGGGCCGGCCAGTGAGTCGGACCTTCTCCATCGTCCTCGTCAATCACGTTGGCAGCAACGACCGGCGGCGCACCAGGAGCACCCTGCAACAAGAGAATTTGTGCTGAAGGATCTTGTTTCGTCAGGTTGCCAGCCAATTGAGAAAGAATGACTGCCTGCTGCTGTTCCGTGGCGACGCGCAGCTGTTCGATTGCTTGCGCATCAGGCTCGCCGGGGCTCGACGGCCCGCGTTGCAAAAAAGTGGCCACGATCACGGCGACCAACAGCACCCCCACCAATCCCCAGCCGTAGCCAAGTTTTTCGCTGCGGCTCATGACGCGGTCACTTCTAATTCGCGAGTCTCGCTCGCCACCACTTCCTGTTCAGCAATTTTGGTTTCAGGAACCGCTGGCTTGCCTGCTCGTTTGGCAAGCAAGGCGGGATGAATTGCCGGATTACCCGCCGGTGTTTTGGCAGCGGTCTTGGCGGGAACTTTCTTTTTGCCGAACTTCTTCACTAGCGGAATGACATACAGCACAACGCCGGTTCCGCCGAGGAGCAAAATGGCAAAACCCGCAACATCAGACCAGAAATAGCCATAGTCGTGACTGAAAATCTTGCCGGTGTGCAGATCGTGCACGACCTTTTGCCAAGACATCCCCGCTTTGGGATCGCCTTTCTTTTCGACCACTGCTTGCTCCGACATCGACCACACAATCTCTTCGGGACCGGTTTGAGCGGCACGATCGACCTTCAGTTTGACGACCATCCCGTAACCGGGCTCGTTCTTAATTTCCATTCGCTCCAGCGGCACTTCGCCCCAAATCTTCACCCCTTCGGCAATCGCCAGGTTCACTTGCTCCCCGTGAGCTTGCCAGCTGTTTTGCTTCGCAAGCAGAGAAGACGGAGAACTGGCGGCTTTTTTCTCGCGATACTTGGTTTCATTTTCCGGCGAGGCGGCCATCTCGGTCGCTTTGTCCTTTTTCTCTTTCTTCATGTATTGCGGCTTCAGCCCCAACAAACGTTCGTGATTCAGCATCACGCCGGTAGCGGCAATCAGCCCCATCGGAATCAGCACAATCAAACCAACCCACAAGTGAACGTCGCGAAACTTGGGATAGAGCGACATTTAGAAATCCTTTGGTCTTGATGAGGGCTGCAGTTAGACAAACGGAGCAAAATCTGGCGCTAGGTCGATTAGTCGTCGCCCGAGTTGGGATCCTTGCCGCGGAAAGCTTCGAACTCTTCCTTCGATCCAAACGTGTGGACATTTCCGCCGACAAAAACGACGTTGAAGACGTTCTCGTGATAGGGCTTAATCGTGTAGATCCCCCGCAGCGTGTTCCATTTCGTTTCGCCAATCTTCCACGGATCGGGCATATCGCGCGATAGTTGAATGAAACTGGCGGCAGGGCCGTCACCGTTGTCGGCTTTTCCTTCCAACGCTTTTTTGATGTCAACTCCGGCATTGTGCTGGGCCAGGGTCCGAACGTTCAGCGCTTTGGCTTTTTTGGTCTTGGTGACGAACATCCCCTTCTTGGCGTCCCACTCGGTCGCCATACGTTCGGGGAGTTCTGGTTCGCTGAACGCGCGACCCTCGAACTTGTAGCTGCTACCCATGGACTTCCACATGGGGGCCGACGATTCATAAGAGCCAATGTCGCCCGGGCAGCGAAACATTTTCTTGTTGTTCTCGCAAAACGGCAGCAAGCCATACATGGCCGTCTGATTTTCGTGGGTAAGGTCACCGTCACCCACCGAGAATGGCATCACCCCGCCGTAAACGTCGATGTAATTGTGGGTGGCGATCCCGATTTGGCGCAAATGGCTCGAGCATTCGGCACGCTGAGCCGCGCGGCGCGCTGCCTGAACGGCAGGGAGCAACAGCGCCATAATGATGCCGATAATGGCGATGACAACCAGCAACTCAACCAGGGTGAAGGCACGAAGTCTGCGACTCCGTCGCAATTCAGTGAACATGGCGGCTACCTTGGGGCGGGGCACAATACAGGTGGGTAGTTTTAAGTGCCTAAATCAGCGATCGGTTTTAATGATACTGATTCTCAGTTCCTGATTGGGTGTAAAATTAAACCAACGGCAAATCGATGTCAACTACACACTTCGTAAAGGTTGCCAACTGAACTCGCGGCCATTCACACCCGCAGCACACTGCACACGCCATCGCTGGGCCAAAACAGCGAGGCAAATCTTAGTGACAGATGATTGACAACTAGTCACTAATTATTAATAATCGGGACGGCTGCTTTGGCAACTTGGTGGAAGGAGCGCGCGTGCGCGGTGGGAACCGCTCGCGTGGCTGAGCGGGACGAAAGTTCTTGCTCTCCCTGGCAATGAACCGCTCTCGGCGAGCTGCATCGCCGAGGTTTATCAACAGATAGGATGATTTCAGAATTGGCAAATTAGACGTAAATCGTTGTTGCAGAACGGTTTGATTGTGATGCACGCAAAAGGGGGGTGTTGATTAATCGGCACCGCAAAAATCTCATCCCCGCTGCATTCTCCATCTCGAATTTGAGCGCGGCGGCACTTACACTTTGAAGACACCCGCTTGGGCTACCCTCCGATTTGCGTCTCTCCAGGAACCTGTCATGCAAAATCAGTCCACTTCGCGCCGTACATTCTTGCGCCAGTCAGCAACCGTCGCCGCCACGGCGGCAGTTGTTCCTTATTTCCTCTCGTCCCCCAAGGCCTTTGCCAATCAAGACAAGAACGATCGCCCCCAGATCGGTTGCATTGGTGTCGGCAGCATGGGGACCGGCGATGCCCGCGCTCATGCCGGCTTTGGCGACATTGTCGCGGTTTGCGATGTGGACTCGAAGCATGCCGACCGTGCGAAGAACGACGAGAAGATCGGCAAAGGAAAGGCCGACGCTTACGAAGACTATCGCAAGGTGCTGGACCGCAAAGATATCGACGTCGTCAGCGTGGTGACGACCGACCATTGGCATGTGAAGATCGCCATCGAGGCGCTGCAAGCTGGCAAGCACGTTTTCTGCCAAAAGCCGCTCACGCTGACCATCGAAGAAAACCAACTCATTCGCAACGCTTGCAAAAAGTATCCCAATCAGGCGTTTCTGGTTGGCACCCAGCAGCGCAGCACGCGTAACCTGTTCCTCCGCGCGGTGAACATGGTACAGAAGGGACTGCTCGGCGATATCAAGACGGTCACCTGCGGCATCGGTGCCAGCCCGACCGGGGGTCCATTCCCGGTGGAAGAAGTCCCCGAGAATCTGAACTGGGATATGTGGCTGGGCCAGGCTCCGAAGGTCGACTTTCGCAAGAAGCGTTCGCACTACGAATTCCGCTGGTGGTACGAATACTCGGGGGGCAAGTTCACCGACTGGGGTGCTCATCACGTCGATATCGCCACGTGGGCGATTGGCGAAGACAAAGAAGGGCAAGGCCCGATTGAAGTCGACGGTACCGATGCCAAGCATCCGGTTCCCTTTGAAAAGGGATATCCCACCGTGGACGATCGTTACAACACCTCGCATGATTTCGCGGCCAAGTGCAAATTCGCGAGCGGCGTCGAGATGATCGTCACCAGCCGCGGCGACAATGGCGTGCTTTTTGAAGGAACCAAGGGACGATTGTTCGTGAATCGCGGCAAGATTACCGGCAAGCCCATTGAAGAGAATTGGGATAAAGACCAATTCACCGACGACGACGTCATCAAGATGTATAAGGGCAAACCGGCCGAAGGCCACAAGAACAATTTCTATCGCTGCATTCGCGAAGGTGGACTCACGGTTTCGGACGTATTCAGCCACGTCCAAATGATGAACACCTGCCATCTGGCAGCGATTGCTTCGCGCTTGGGTCGTTCGATCAAGTGGAATCCCAAGTCGGAACAGATCGTGGGCGATGACGAAGCGGCCACCTTCCTCTCGCGCAAGCAACGCGAAGGGTTCGAGATTCCAAAGGTGTAGCCCTTTATAGTGTGGGCTTTAGCCCACACTGGGTTGAACGAATGAACTGAGCCGGAAGCGTGAGCGCCCGGAGAATTGCGTTTTAAGAAAAAGCGAATACTCTCCGGGCGCTGACGCTTCCGGCGCGGGTGGGGTGGCGATCCCAAGCCACCATTTTGTCGCCCGTTGCGAATCGCGCGGCTGCTCGCAACAATAACCGTCCCCTTTCCCCGCACATTGTTCCAAGTTTTGCAGTCAGGAGTGTGTCTTATGCCGCGTCCGGTTACTCTCTTCACCGGTCAGTGGGCCGATCTGCCGCTGGAAACCATGGCCCGCAAGACGAAGGATTTTGGTTACGACGGCATCGAACTCGCCTGCTGGGGCGACCACTTTGAAGTTGACAAGGCCCTCTCAG
Above is a window of Anatilimnocola aggregata DNA encoding:
- a CDS encoding S41 family peptidase; translation: MTSRSRILICTALTAAVIGLWPVSIVRAQQPLATIADINSDVAQTLEQGSRLEQQKRWAEALSHYEEALRAHPERPELKQRLTMVRAHYDVARRYADVTYTKAIHTITEREALAIYEEVLLKVSAHYVHQPKWHDILRQGTTNFDAALTEPIFVTSNNLALTAEQHNQLQRDIRFWTERQAIEDRHQAKELVEAIARTVKQRYAISPQAVILEYASGAAAALDEYSSFLTDSQMDEIFAQIEGNFVGLGVELKTEPAGLLVVNIISGGPADLGGIRAGDRIIQVDDKSSSQVSPDQLADLLRGSEGSLVTVILRDAQGVERTLKLTRRRVEVPSVEDVRIIDTTAGVGYFKLTSFQKTTARDVDAALWKLHDQGMRSLVIDLRGNPGGLLKAAVDVADKFVNDGLIVATRGRSPREDFDHKGQVQGTWRVPLVILIDHDSASASEILAGAVRDHKRGTVVGEKSYGKGSVQGIFPLAVSRTGIRLTTAKWYTPSGQAISGMGIAPDIAVQKSAKPVDGQLSRTPGEDAIFNTGLQTARTMTTASK
- a CDS encoding PepSY-associated TM helix domain-containing protein; the protein is MSLYPKFRDVHLWVGLIVLIPMGLIAATGVMLNHERLLGLKPQYMKKEKKDKATEMAASPENETKYREKKAASSPSSLLAKQNSWQAHGEQVNLAIAEGVKIWGEVPLERMEIKNEPGYGMVVKLKVDRAAQTGPEEIVWSMSEQAVVEKKGDPKAGMSWQKVVHDLHTGKIFSHDYGYFWSDVAGFAILLLGGTGVVLYVIPLVKKFGKKKVPAKTAAKTPAGNPAIHPALLAKRAGKPAVPETKIAEQEVVASETRELEVTAS
- a CDS encoding type II secretion system protein, with translation MFTELRRSRRLRAFTLVELLVVIAIIGIIMALLLPAVQAARRAAQRAECSSHLRQIGIATHNYIDVYGGVMPFSVGDGDLTHENQTAMYGLLPFCENNKKMFRCPGDIGSYESSAPMWKSMGSSYKFEGRAFSEPELPERMATEWDAKKGMFVTKTKKAKALNVRTLAQHNAGVDIKKALEGKADNGDGPAASFIQLSRDMPDPWKIGETKWNTLRGIYTIKPYHENVFNVVFVGGNVHTFGSKEEFEAFRGKDPNSGDD
- a CDS encoding Gfo/Idh/MocA family protein encodes the protein MQNQSTSRRTFLRQSATVAATAAVVPYFLSSPKAFANQDKNDRPQIGCIGVGSMGTGDARAHAGFGDIVAVCDVDSKHADRAKNDEKIGKGKADAYEDYRKVLDRKDIDVVSVVTTDHWHVKIAIEALQAGKHVFCQKPLTLTIEENQLIRNACKKYPNQAFLVGTQQRSTRNLFLRAVNMVQKGLLGDIKTVTCGIGASPTGGPFPVEEVPENLNWDMWLGQAPKVDFRKKRSHYEFRWWYEYSGGKFTDWGAHHVDIATWAIGEDKEGQGPIEVDGTDAKHPVPFEKGYPTVDDRYNTSHDFAAKCKFASGVEMIVTSRGDNGVLFEGTKGRLFVNRGKITGKPIEENWDKDQFTDDDVIKMYKGKPAEGHKNNFYRCIREGGLTVSDVFSHVQMMNTCHLAAIASRLGRSIKWNPKSEQIVGDDEAATFLSRKQREGFEIPKV